The Montipora capricornis isolate CH-2021 chromosome 3, ASM3666992v2, whole genome shotgun sequence genome window below encodes:
- the LOC138040764 gene encoding melanocyte-stimulating hormone receptor-like has protein sequence MEAALFWSTIPNIVFNAVLCFTALTLNGATIYALRKTPSVPKPLKALLLSLAVSDLGVGILVHPLFIIRLALESRLQADLFTSFPTFGMVYAFVTCQFACTSFFGVLSLSLDRFLAIHLHLRYQELVTYQRVVTAVISVWVLGGLIPLIWLIRLQIAYVLFAIILVSCFVVSGVLNSMIYATVRRHAHQIHSLQVQPTIQENAPNVTNASTLRNSTFMTIHVYVLFLVCYLPCLAEWFISLHSDLAILKAVYQYTITLLFLNSSLNPLIYCWKLRGVRQTIMNTLLNAISSQN, from the coding sequence ATGGAAGCGGCATTGTTCTGGTCAACCATCCCCAACATTGTCTTCAACGCCGTATTGTGTTTCACTGCCTTAACGTTGAATGGTGCCACAATCTACGCCTTGAGAAAAACTCCGTCTGTTCCAAAGCCCTTGAAAGCATTGCTACTGAGTTTGGCCGTTTCTGATCTTGGTGTCGGCATACTGGTTCATCCACTCTTCATCATACGTCTCGCCCTAGAGTCACGGTTGCAAGCAGATCTCTTCACAAGCTTTCCAACTTTTGGGATGGTTTATGCATTTGTGACTTGTCAATTCGCTTGTACTTCGTTCTTCGGTGTTCTGTCTCTAAGCTTGGACAGATTCTTGGCGATCCATCTACACCTCAGGTACCAGGAACTTGTGACTTACCAACGAGTCGTAACAGCTGTGATCTCGGTTTGGGTCTTAGGCGGACTTATCCCGTTAATTTGGCTAATCCGGTTACAAATCGCATATGTGTTGTTTGCCATCATCCTAGTATCGTGTTTCGTTGTCTCGGGAGTTCTAAACTCCATGATATACGCCACCGTGCGACGCCACGCTCATCAAATCCATTCCCTTCAAGTGCAGCCCACAATACAAGAAAACGCGCCTAATGTGACGAACGCCAGCACGCTGAGGAATTCTACCTTCATGACAATTCACGTCTACGTCTTGTTTTTGGTATGCTATCTCCCCTGTCTTGCTGAGTGGTTTATCAGCTTACATTCTGATCTCGCTATACTGAAGGCAGTTTATCAATACACTATTACTCTGTTGTTCTTAAATTCATCTCTGAACCCATTAATTTACTGCTGGAAATTGAGAGGTGTTCGACAAACTATAATGAACACGCTGCTAAACGCAATTTCCAGCCAAAACTGA